The following coding sequences are from one Nicotiana tomentosiformis chromosome 3, ASM39032v3, whole genome shotgun sequence window:
- the LOC104104553 gene encoding linoleate 13S-lipoxygenase 3-1, chloroplastic, with protein sequence MALAKEIMGISLVEKSSLISSSKVFLNPNFYQKENQLCVGRQFQGRRNLRTRRVLRQSTMAAISENLIKVVPEKAVKFKVRAVVTVRNKNKEDLKETIVKHLDAFTDRFGRNVALELISTDIDPNTKGPKKSNQAVLKDWSKKSNLKTERVNYTAEFVVDSNFGTPGAITVTNKHQQEFFLESITIEGFACGAVHFPCNSWVQSKKDHPGKRIFFSNQPYLPNETPAGLKSIRERELRDLRGDGTGIRKLSDRVYDYDIYNDLGNPDKGIDFARPKLGGSNNVPYPRRCRTGRVPTDTDMSAESRVEKPKPLYVPRDEQFEESKMNAFTTGRLKAVLHNLIPSLMASISTNNHDFKGFSDIDSLYSKGLLLKLGLQDEMLKKLPLPKVVSSIQEGDLLKYDTPKILSKDRFAWLRDDEFARQAIAGVNPVNIERLKVFPPVSKLDPEIYGTQESALKEEHILGHLNGMTVQEALDANRLYIVDYHDVYLPFLDRINALDGRKAYATRTIFFLSDLGTLKPVAIELSLPQTGPSSRSKRVVTPPVDATGNWMWQLAKAHVCSNDAGVHQLVNHWLRTHACLEPFILAAHRQLSAMHPIYKLLDPHMRYTLEINALARQSLISADGVIEACFTPGRYCMEMSAAAYKNFWRFDLEGLPADLIRRGMAIPDPTQRHGLKLLIEDYPYAADGLMIWAAIEGWVRSYVNHYYPDSAQVCNDRELQAWYAESINVGHADLRNAEWWPTLATPEDLISILTTLIWLASAQHASLNFGQYPYGGYVPNRPPLMRRLIPDENDPEYAVFHADPQKYFFSALPSLLQATKFMAVVDTLSTHSPDEEYIGDRQQPSTWTGDAEIVEAFYDFSSEIRRIEKEIDDRNADTRLRNRCGAGVLPYELLAPSSDPGVTCRGVPNSVSI encoded by the exons ATGGCACTAGCTAAAGAAATTATGGGTATTTCCTTAGTGGAGAAATCTTCACTTATTAGCTCATCAAAGGTGTTTTTGAATCCTAATTTCTATCAGAAAGAAAACCAGTTATGTGTCGGCCGACAGTTTCAAGGGAGGAGGAATTTGCGAACAAGGAGAGTACTGAGGCAGAGTACTATGGCGGCTATAAGTGAAAATTTGATCAAAGTGGTACCTGAAAAGGCAGTGAAATTCAAAGTAAGAGCTGTAGTTACAGTGAGGAACAAAAACAAGGAAGATCTTAAAGAAACAATTGTTAAGCATTTGGATGCTTTCACTGACAGATTTGGAAGGAATGTTGCCTTAGAACTCATTAGCACTGACATCGACCCAA ATACAAAAGGGCCGAAGAAGAGCAATCAGGCAGTGTTAAAGGATTGGTCTAAGAAATCGAACTTGAAAACAGAAAGAGTAAATTACACAGCTGAATTTGTGGTGGATTCGAATTTTGGGACCCCCGGTGCGATAACAGTGACTAACAAGCACCAACAAGAGTTCTTTCTAGAGAGTATTACTATTGAAGGATTTGCATGTGGAGCAGTTCATTTCCCCTGTAATTCGTGGGTTCAGTCCAAAAAAGATCATCCTGGAAAAAGGATATTCTTCTCTAATCAG CCATATCTACCCAATGAGACGCCTGCGGGACTCAAATCAATAAGAGAGAGGGAGTTAAGAGATCTAAGAGGCGATGGAACAGGCATCAGAAAATTGTCTGATAGAGTATATGATTATGACATATACAATGATCTTGGCAATCCTGATAAGGGCATTGATTTTGCTCGTCCTAAACTTGGAGGATCCAATAACGTTCCTTACCCAAGACGTTGTCGCACTGGTCGTGTTCCTACAGACACTG ATATGAGTGCGGAGAGCCGTGTGGAGAAGCCAAAACCATTGTATGTTCCAAGAGATGAACAATTTGAGGAGTCTAAGATGAATGCTTTCACAACTGGAAGGCTTAAAGCAGTGCTCCATAATTTAATTCCATCGTTAATGGCTAGCATCTCAACGAATAATCACGATTTCAAGGGATTCTCAGACATTGATAGTCTTTATAGTAAAGGGCTACTTCTGAAGCTTGGTCTTCAAGATGAAATGTTAAAAAAGCTTCCATTGCCTAAAGTCGTTAGCAGTATCCAAGAAGGGGATCTGCTCAAATATGACACGCCAAAGATACTCTCAA AGGACAGATTTGCTTGGTTACGAGACGATGAATTTGCTAGACAAGCAATAGCAGGAGTCAATCCAGTGAACATCGAAAGACTTAAGGTTTTCCCACCAGTAAGCAAGCTTGATCCTGAGATCTATGGCACTCAAGAATCCGCTCTCAAAGAGGAGCACATTCTTGGTCATCTCAATGGCATGACTGTTCAAGAG GCATTGGATGCAAATAGGCTGTATATAGTGGATTACCACGATGTTTACCTGCCGTTTCTTGATCGGATTAACGCCCTAGATGGCCGCAAAGCATATGCAACACGCACAATTTTTTTCTTGTCTGATTTGGGTACTCTCAAACCCGTTGCCATTGAGCTTAGCCTCCCTCAAACGGGTCCAAGTTCACGGTCCAAACGTGTTGTCACACCACCTGTTGACGCCACTGGCAACTGGATGTGGCAACTCGCCAAAGCACATGTCTGTTCCAATGACGCCGGCGTTCACCAACTCGTCAACCACTG GTTGCGTACACATGCGTGTTTGGAACCATTTATATTGGCGGCACACAGGCAATTAAGTGCGATGCATCCCATTTATAAGTTACTGGATCCACATATGAGATACACACTAGAAATTAATGCATTGGCTCGCCAGAGCTTGATCAGTGCCGATGGTGTAATCGAGGCTTGTTTTACTCCTGGTCGTTATTGCATGGAGATGAGTGCTGCTGCCTACAAGAATTTTTGGCGTTTTGATTTGGAAGGCCTCCCAGCTGACCTTATCCGAAG AGGGATGGCAATACCGGACCCAACACAGCGTCATGGACTGAAACTTCTAATTGAGGACTATCCCTATGCAGCAGATGGACTCATGATATGGGCAGCAATAGAGGGCTGGGTTCGCAGCTATGTAAATCACTACTACCCTGACTCGGCCCAAGTTTGCAATGACAGAGAACTCCAAGCCTGGTATGCCGAGTCCATTAACGTGGGCCACGCAGACCTCCGAAATGCAGAGTGGTGGCCCACATTAGCTACTCCAGAGGATCTCATTTCGATCCTCACCACCctcatctggctagcttcagcACAACATGCTTCGCTGAATTTCGGCCAGTACCCATACGGCGGCTACGTCCCCAATCGGCCACCTCTCATGCGTAGATTAATCCCTGATGAGAATGATCCCGAATATGCAGTTTTTCATGCTGATCCACAAAAGTATTTCTTTTCAGCTCTACCCAGTTTGTTACAAGCAACAAAGTTTATGGCCGTGGTTGACACATTATCAACTCATTCACCCGACGAAGAATACATAGGAGATAGACAGCAACCGTCTACCTGGACCGGGGATGCAGAGATTGTCGAAGCGTTCTATGATTTCTCGTCCGAAATAAGGAGAATAGAGAAGGAGATAGATGATAGGAATGCTGATACGAGATTAAGAAACAGGTGTGGTGCTGGTGTGCTACCATATGAACTATTGGCGCCAAGTTCTGACCCTGGAGTAACATGTAGAGGTGTTCCAAATAGTGTATCAATATGA